From one Anopheles bellator chromosome 1, idAnoBellAS_SP24_06.2, whole genome shotgun sequence genomic stretch:
- the LOC131215871 gene encoding uncharacterized protein LOC131215871, protein MSRSWFGVRFVAVVCSSLLLLCCGPASATLQINGDNLVVTFGTYDATLTQCFFDMVFAGMFSPHTVSFSNPAAKAITYIIVEANQSIDLGGITASITTGTVGTSTAITLQVTSTPKSNIFLNNVQIRMYCAA, encoded by the exons ATGAGCCGCTCTTGGTTTGGTGTCCGGTTTGTGGCCGTGGTCTGCAGtagtctgctgctgctgtgctgcgGTCCAGCCAGTGCCACCCTGCAGATCAACGGCGACAACCTGGTGGTCACGTTCGGTACGTATGACGCGACCCTGACGCAGTGCTTCTTCGATATGGTGTTCGCCGGAATGTTCAGTCCGCATACGGTGTCATTCTCCAAC CCGGCGGCCAAAGCCATCACTTACATCATCGTGGAGGCGAACCAATCCATCGATCTCGGGGGCATCACGGCCTCCATCACGACCGGAACCGTCGGGACGAGCACCGCCATCACGCTCCAGGTGACCAGCACGCCGAAATCCAACATCTTCCTCAACAACGTCCAGATCCGAATGTACTGTGCAGCGTAG